A single Marinitoga aeolica DNA region contains:
- the xth gene encoding exodeoxyribonuclease III, translating into MKILSWNVNGIRAAIKKGFVEFLDEEDPDILCIQETKAREEQLTKKFLEHGPWKKYFVSAEKKGYSGVATFTKIEPKNVLKGFENEKFDSEGRTLITEYENFSLFNIYFPNGKARDERLQYKMDFYYFLLEFLEDYKKKQPNVIICGDVNTAHTEIDLARPKENENTSGFLPIEREWIDKLLDSGFIDTFRVFNKEPNNYTWWDYKTRARERNVGWRIDYFFISTPLKSKLKNAFILSNVMGSDHCPIGIEIDL; encoded by the coding sequence ATGAAAATATTATCTTGGAATGTTAATGGAATAAGAGCAGCAATAAAAAAGGGATTTGTAGAATTTCTTGATGAGGAAGATCCTGATATATTATGTATACAAGAAACTAAAGCAAGAGAAGAACAACTCACCAAAAAGTTTCTTGAACACGGACCTTGGAAAAAATATTTTGTTTCTGCTGAAAAGAAAGGATATAGTGGTGTTGCAACTTTTACAAAAATTGAACCCAAAAATGTATTAAAAGGGTTTGAAAATGAAAAATTTGATTCAGAAGGTAGGACATTAATCACAGAATATGAAAATTTTTCATTATTTAATATCTACTTCCCTAATGGAAAGGCTCGCGATGAAAGATTACAGTATAAAATGGATTTCTACTATTTTTTATTAGAATTTTTAGAAGATTATAAGAAGAAACAACCAAACGTTATAATATGTGGAGATGTTAATACTGCTCATACAGAAATCGATCTTGCAAGACCAAAAGAAAATGAAAACACTTCTGGTTTTTTACCAATTGAAAGAGAATGGATTGATAAGTTATTAGACAGCGGTTTCATTGATACATTTAGGGTGTTTAATAAAGAACCTAATAATTACACATGGTGGGATTATAAAACCAGAGCAAGGGAAAGAAATGTTGGATGGAGAATAGATTATTTCTTTATAAGCACCCCATTAAAAAGTAAGCTTAAAAATGCATTTATTCTTTCAAATGTAATGGGATCAGATCATTGCCCTATCGGCATCGAAATTGATTTATAA